A single genomic interval of Lucilia cuprina isolate Lc7/37 chromosome 2, ASM2204524v1, whole genome shotgun sequence harbors:
- the LOC124419076 gene encoding collagen alpha-1(IV) chain-like: APGFSGPKGDRGMTGPPGAPGLNGLPGMKGDMGPRGDVGAPGLTIKGEKGLPGRTGKNGREGAPGPAGLKGDKGLPGLPGTPGAMGPPGVPGPQGPKGDRGLMGQPGRDGHDGMPGVQGIKGDMGYPGPKGEMGPPGFQGQKGEKGDLGFTGAPGLPGRAGMKGDMGMSGLDGLPGPVGAPGEKGYPGPAGINGRDGKPGTKGDKGEPGMVPPPGPKGEPGYPGRDGQKGERGAPGPRGLIGLQGERGEKGDQGLIGLTGPTGRPGMKGDQGLPGPMGREGIPGALGPKGEPGAPCTAAQDYLTGILLVKHSQSEEIPRCEPGHIELWTGYSLMYVDGNDYAHNQDLGSPGSCVRRFSTLPVLSCGANNICNYASRNDKSFWLTTSAPLPMMPVPAQDVSNYISRCTVCEAPSNVISIHSQSLDIPSCPNGWEGLWIGYSFMMHTAAGNGGGGQDMSSPGSCLQDFRTTPFIECNGGKGHCHFYETMSSFWMVTMEEYQQFQKPAMETLKAGNLLQKVSRCQVCIKNSS, translated from the exons GCACCTGGTTTCAGTGGTCCTAAAGGTGATCGTGGTATGACTGGCCCACCTGGCGCTCCTGGTTTGAATGGTCTTCCCGGCATGAAGGGTGATATGGGTCCCAGAGGTGATGTGGGTGCTCCTGGTTTGACAATTAAGGGCGAAAAGGGTTTGCCTGGCCGTACTGGTAAAAATGGACGTGAAG gtGCTCCTGGTCCTGCTGGTCTTAAGGGTGACAAAGGTTTGCCTGGTCTTCCAGGTACTCCTGGTGCCATGGGTCCTCCTGGTGTTCCTGGTCCCCAAGGTCCTAAAGGTGATCGCGGTTTGATGGGTCAACCTGGCAGAGATGGTCATGACGGTATGCCTGGTGTACAAGGTATTAAGGGTGATATGGGTTATCCCGGTCCTAAGGGTGAAATGGGTCCTCCTGGCTTCCAAGGACAAAAGGGTGAAAAGGGTGACTTAGGTTTCACTGGTGCTCCTGGTCTACCTGGTCGTGCTGGTATGAAGGGTGACATGGGTATGAGTGGTCTCGATGGCTTGCCTGGTCCTGTAGGCGCTCCAGGTGAAAAGGGTTACCCTGGTCCTGCCGGTATTAACGGTCGCGATGGTAAACCTGGTACTAAGGGTGATAAGGGTGAACCTGGTATGGTACCTCCTCCCGGTCCTAAAGGTGAACCTGGTTATCCTGGTAGAGACGGTCAAAAGGGTGAACGTGGTGCTCCTGGTCCTCGTGGTTTAATTGGCTTGCAAGGTGAACGTGGTGAAAAGGGTGATCAAGGTTTAATTGGTCTTACTGGTCCCACTGGACGTCCCGGTATGAAGGGTGATCAAGGTCTTCCTGGTCCTATGGGTCGCGAAGGTATTCCCGGTGCCCTCGGTCCTAAGGGTGAACCTGGTGCTCCCTGCACTGCTGCCCAAGATTATCTTACCGGCATTTTATTGGTCAAACACAGTCAATCGGAAGAAATACCACGTTGCGAACCTGGCCACATTGAATTGTGGACTGGTTACTCTCTCATGTACGTCGATGGTAACGATTACGCCCACAATCAAGATTTGGGTTCTCCTGGTTCTTGTGTACGTCGCTTCTCTACTCTGCCCGTACTCTCTTGCGGTGCCAACAACATTTGTAACTATGCCTCCAGAAACGATAAATCATTCTGGTTGACCACATCTGCACCTTTGCCAATGATGCCTGTTCCAGCTCAAGATGTCAGCAACTACATTTCTCGTTGTACCGTATGCGAGGCTCCATCAAATGTCATTTCCATTCACAGTCAATCTTTAGACATTCCAAGCTGTCCAAATGGTTGGGAAGGTCTCTGGATCGGTTACAGTTTCATGATG CACACTGCCGCAGGTAATGGAGGTGGTGGTCAAGATATGTCCTCACCTGGTTCCTGCTTACAAGATTTCCGCACCACACCCTTCATTGAGTGTAACGGCGGCAAAGGTCACTGCCACTTCTACGAGACCATGTCCAGTTTCTGGATGGTCACCATGGAAGAATACCAACAATTCCAAAAACCCGCTATGGAGACCCTTAAGGCTGGCAATCTGCTACAAAAGGTCTCAAGATGTCAAGTTTGTATTAAGAACTCATCGTAG
- the LOC111683657 gene encoding thioredoxin reductase-like selenoprotein T homolog CG3887: protein MGLLGGRNISLAFCICIAFVLIGSINVEAEKEIPTTKFGQNVGGPTMTFLYCYSCGYRKAFEDYVNILSEKYPQISVTGGNYDPPGMNMYFSKLIFAVKILLIVVIVSSFDIFGAIGQATPSWWRHLLDNKLYACMMIFFVGNMLEGQLVSSGAFEISLNDVPVWSKLQTGRIPAPQELFQIIDNQLQFGDKIQENPEFVK, encoded by the exons atgggCTTATTAGGAGGACGCAACATATCGCTAGCATTTTGTATATGCATAGCCTTTGTCTTAATTGGCAGCATAAATGTAGAGGCCGAAAAAGAAATTCCGACAACAAAGTTTGGACAAAATGTTGGGGGACCCACCATGACTTTCTTATATTG CTATTCCTGTGGCTATCGCAAAGCTTTTGAGGATTATGTTAACATACTATCAGAGAAATATCCACAAATTTCAGTGACAGGTGGCAATTATGATCCACCCGGCATGAATATGtatttttcgaaattaataTTTGCTGTGAAAATCTTACTCATTGTTGTGATAGTATCATCTTTTGATATATTTGGAGCTATTGGTCAAGCCACTCCCAGCTGGTGGCGTCATTTGCTGGACAATAAATTGTATGCCTGTATGATGATATTTTTCGTAGGCAATATGTTAGAGGGTCAG TTGGTCTCTTCCGGAGCCTTTGAGATTTCATTAAATGATGTGCCTGTTTGGTCAAAACTACAAACTGGTCGTATACCCGCTCCCCAAGAGCTTTTCCAAATCATCGACAATCAACTGCAATTTGGCgataaaatacaagaaaatccCGAATttgtgaaataa
- the LOC111683656 gene encoding 26S proteasome non-ATPase regulatory subunit 14 codes for MDRLLRLGGAMPQAPPPTDAPVVDTAEQVYISSLALLKMLKHGRAGVPMEVMGLMLGEFVDDYTVQVIDVFAMPQTGTGVSVEAVDPVFQAKMLDMLKQTGRPEMVVGWYHSHPGFGCWLSGVDINTQQSFEALSERAVAVVVDPIQSVKGKVVIDAFRLINPNMLVLGQEPRQTTSNLGHLQKPSVQALIHGLNRHYYSISINYRKNELEQKMLLNLHKKSWKDGLTLEDYNEHCSINENTVQEMLELAKNYNKALEDEEKMTPEQLAIKNVGKQDPKRHLEEKVDKVMQNNIVQCLGAMLDTIVFK; via the exons ATGGATCGTTTATTACGTTTGGGCGGCGCTATGCCACAAGCTCCACCACCAACTGATGCTCCTGTAGTGGATACTGCGGAGCAAGTTTACATTTCCTCTTTGGCTTTATTGAAAATGCTGAAACATGGTCGTGCTGGTGTACCCATGGAAGTTATGGGTCTTATGTTGGGTGAATTTGTCGATGATTATACCGTGCAAGTCATTGATGTCTTTGCTATGCCTCAGACGGGTACCGGTGTTTCGGTTGAGGCAGTAGATCCTGTATTTCAAGCCAAAATGTTGGATATGTTAAAACAGACTGGCCGTCCCGAAATGGTAGTGGGTTGGTATCACTCTCATCCTGGTTTTGGTTGTTGGTTATCAGGTGTCGATATAAATACACAACAATCATTCGAGGCTTTGTCCGAGAGAGCCGTTGCCGTAGTAGTAGATCCCATACAATCGGTTAAGGGTAAAGTTGTTATAGATGCCTTCCGTTTAATCAATCCCAATATGTTAGTATTGGGTCAAGAGCCACGACAAACCACCTCCAATTTGGGCCATTTACAAAAACCATCAGTGCAGGCTTTGATACACGGTTTAAATCGTCATTACTATTCGATAAGTATTAATTATCGTAAAAATGAATTGGAACAGAAAATGTTATTGAATCTACATAAAAAATCCTGGAAGGATGGTCTTACTTTGGAGGATTACAATGAACACTGCTCGATAAATGAGAATACAGTACAAGAAATGTTGGAATTggctaaaaattataataag gcCTTGGAGGATGAAGAGAAAATGACTCCCGAACAGTTAGCCATTAAAAATGTGGGCAAACAGGATCCTAAACGTCATTTAGAGGAGAAAGTTGATAAGGTTATGCAAAATAACATTGTTCAATGTTTGGGTGCTATGCTTGATACtattgttttcaaataa